One window from the genome of Cricetulus griseus strain 17A/GY chromosome 2, alternate assembly CriGri-PICRH-1.0, whole genome shotgun sequence encodes:
- the LOC113834125 gene encoding probable G-protein coupled receptor 150: MEDPFIPTALPPAPNLSVSILPSWGLNLTSGQGPSVPVPQPQPRRQPSHSIHLVFMGIILVAAVAGNTTVLCRLCGGCSRPWPGPKRRKMDFLLVQLAAADLYACGGTALSQLAWELLDDPRPALGDLVCRLSQLLQASGRGASAHLVALIALERQLAVRRPQGPQLPARALAALGWLLALLLALPPTFVVRWGARAWPGEHRCGDIFTPLPRWHLQVYALYEAIVGFAAPVAIMGISCAHLLCVWWQRGSQARVARAPRPASPARAPLPSALPRAKVQSLKMSLSLALLFVGCELPYFASRLAAAWSSGPPGDWEGEGLVVAMRVVEIANSALNPFVYLFFQAGDCGLWRRLRRRLGFVCCVREGEAEINEGAGDHQALHRHRWPHPHYHHARREERDQGCLRPPPPRPRPPPCSCESAF, translated from the coding sequence ATGGAGGATCCCTTCATCCCCACAGCTCTGCCTCCCGCGCCCAACCTCTCCGTCTCCATCCTGCCGAGCTGGGGTCTCAACCTGACTTCGGGACAGGGACCCTCTGTCCCGGTACCACAGCCGCAGCCGCGAAGGCAACCCAGCCACTCGATCCACCTGGTCTTCATGGGAATCATCCTGGTGGCCGCGGTGGCGGGCAACACCACAGTGCTATGCCGCCTGTGCGGCGGCTGCAGCCGGCCCTGGCCGGGTCCCAAGCGTCGCAAGATGGACTTCCTGCTGGTGCAGCTGGCAGCTGCCGACCTGTACGCGTGCGGGGGCACTGCGTTGTCGCAGCTGGCTTGGGAGCTGCTGGACGACCCGCGTCCAGCTCTGGGCGACCTGGTGTGCCGCTTGTCGCAGCTGCTTCAGGCATCGGGGCGGGGCGCCTCCGCCCACCTGGTGGCGCTTATTGCCCTCGAGCGCCAGCTCGCGGTGCGCCGTCCCCAGGGCCCGCAGCTGCCCGCGCGCGCCCTGGCTGCCCTGGGCTGGCTGCTGGCTCTGCTACTGGCACTACCGCCGACTTTCGTGGTGCGTTGGGGCGCTCGCGCCTGGCCGGGGGAGCATCGCTGCGGGGACATCTTCACCCCCCTGCCACGCTGGCACCTGCAGGTTTACGCTCTCTACGAAGCTATCGTGGGCTTTGCGGCGCCGGTCGCTATCATGGGTATCTCTTGCGCCCACCTGCTATGTGTATGGTGGCAGCGAGGGTCCCAGGCTCGGGTGGCTAGGGCACCCCGGCCGGCCAGTCCGGCCCGAGCCCCCTTGCCCAGTGCACTACCCCGCGCCAAGGTGCAGAGCCTGAAAATGAGCCTGTCGCTGGCGCTGCTCTTCGTGGGCTGTGAGCTGCCCTACTTCGCCTCCCGCTTAGCGGCCGCCTGGTCGTCGGGGCCCCCCGGTGACTGGGAGGGAGAGGGTCTAGTGGTGGCGATGCGCGTCGTAGAGATAGCCAACAGCGCCCTCAACCCTTTCGTCTACCTCTTCTTCCAGGCGGGCGACTGCGGGCTCTGGCGGCGCCTACGGAGGCGCCTGGGCTTTGTGTGCTGCGTGCGGGAGGGAGAAGCCGAGATCAACGAGGGGGCTGGGGACCACCAGGCACTCCATCGCCACCGCTGGCCCCACCCCCATTATCACCATGCCAGGCGAGAAGAGCGTGACCAGGGCTGCCTACGCCCACCCCCGCCGCGCCCCAGACCGCCGCCCTGCTCCTGCGAAAGTGCCTTCTAG